The genomic region CGCGCACGCCGGGCAGTTGCCCACGACGATGGGTGGTCAACAGGGTGGTGGTGATCGTACCTGCCTGCCAGTCCGGCAATACGCGGGCGAGCATGCCGGCGGCGATGGCCTGGCGGCACATCGGTTCCGGCAAGCAGGTGATGCCGAGCCCGGCACACGCAGCTCCGATCAGCACGCTGGATTCGTTCGCAACCATGGCCGGCTGCGGGGCGACGGCGCATTCCGCCCCATCGGGACCGGTCAGCCGCCATTCGCGCGCGGTCGGCGCACTCGGCAGGCCCGCGTGCGAGGCCAGGTCTGCCGGCGTGTCCGGCTGGCCACGGTCGGCGAGATAGGCCGGCGAGGCGACCAGGATGAAGGGTTCCACCAGCAGCTGGCGCTGGATCAGCCCGGAATCGGGCAGCGGCATCCGGTGGCAGCGCAGGGCGATGTCGACGTTCTCCTGCAACAGATCCACGAAGCGGTCGGTGACCTCGACCTCGAGCCGCAACCGCGGGTGGGCGCGTGCCAGCACGGGCAGATGCACGGCCAGCACGCCCTGCGCGGTGGGGATGGAGCAGGTCAGGCGCACCACGCCGCGGGGCTCGGCCTGCCGTTGCCGCACCACGCTCTCGGCCGCCTCGGTTTCGATCAGCGCGGCACGTGCATGCTCGTGGAAGTCGCGGCCAAGGTCGGTGAGCACGAAACTGCGCGAGGTGCGGTGGATCAGGCGCGCCGACAGCGCTTCCTCCAGCGCGGCCACGCGCTTGCTGACGGTGGACTTGGGCACGCCGAGATGCCGGGCGGCCGCGGCGAAGCTCCCTTGCTCCACCGCGGCGACGAAGAATTGCAGGTCATTGAGATTGAGCACGGACATCGTCCATGTATGTGGACATTCGAAGTCAATCTAGACGACTACTCAGCCATCGTCCATGTCAATAGATTTCAGGTGCCCCGCAACGCGGGCGAACCCAACCCACACAGGAGCACCTGACCATGTCCCCCATCCTCTTCTACGGCGTCCCCTCCGGCTGTTCATTCGGCTCCATCGTCGCCCTGGAATGGCTTGGCCTGCCCTATCGTCTGTGCCGGATCGAGATGCCCGAGGTCGCCACCAGCGAGGCCTACCGCCGCATCAATCCGGTCGCCGAGACCCCCTCCCTGCTGACCGCCGATGGACACCTGCTCCGCGAGAGCCTGGCGATCCTCAATCACCTCGGTTCCCAGGCCACGAGCAATGGCTTGGCCTTCGCCCAGGGCACGCCGGAGTTCGACCGGCTCAACCAGATGCTGGCCTACCTCAACACCACCTATTTCGGCGCCTTCGCGCCTCTCTGGTACCTGCTGGAGCATTCGATCGGCGACACCGAGAAACAGGCACTGCGCGAGTACGGGCGGGCACTGGTGGAGAAGGCCCATGCGGACCTCGAGGCCATGCTCGGCGATCAGCCCTGGCTGCTGGGTGGGCAGCGCAGTCTGGCCGACGCGTATTTCGCGGGCATCGCGCGATGGACCCGTTACCACGACGACGTCATCGATCTGGCCGACTATCCGCGATTGAAGGCCTTGTACGAACGCCTGCAGGACGACCCCGCGGTCCGGTTCGCGCATGCCATCGAGCACCAGCAGGCAGTCACCAGTGCCGGCGGCTTCCGGGGCGAAGTCACCCTGGCGGAGGCCCTCGATCAGTTGGCCGAGGCGACGCAAGAACCCGTTCAGTGAGCCTGCTCCATATCGCCACGCAATCTGTACGCAACACATCCCTCCCGCAGCAGCGCGGGAGGGATGTGCGAGTCGGGCCATGAGACCGGCACCGGAGCGCCATGACCGCTTGTCGGCCACCGCACAAACATTTCACCAAACGGTTGACATTTGTCCTGCACCTGCGGATAGTCAACCACATGGTTGAAAATAATCCGCAAACACTGGACGCCCTGTTCCACGCCCTGTCCGACCCGACCCGGCGCTCGATGCTGCAGGCGCTGGCCCGGCAACCGCACAAGGTTGGCGAGCTGGCTGCGCCGTTCGAGATGTCGCTGGCCGCGGCCTCCAAGCACATCAAGGTGCTCGAACACGCCGGCCTGGTCCGGCGCGAGATCAGCGGCCGCACCCACACCTGCCACCTCGAGGCCATGCCGATGCACGCCGGCCTGGAATGGATCCGCCACTACGAACGCTTCTGGAACAGCCGCTTGGATGCCCTGGAAGCCCTGCTGAGGGCGGACGATGCCGCCCGCCCTGTCCCCGCGCCTGTCCCTCCCCAGCGGCGCAAACGCAAGAAGAAGGAGTGAGTCGATGAACATGAACAACGATGCCCACGGCACCCTGCTCGCGGCCGACACCATCCGCCTGCAACGCACCCTGCCCGGCCCGGTCGAGCGTGTCTGGCGCTACCTGACCGAACCGGAACTGCGCCGCCAGTGGCTGGCCGGCGGCGCCTTCGGCGCGCCCGGTGATCGTCATGAACTGGTGTTCCGCAACAACTCGCTGACCGAGAACGACGAGCCCGCACCGGCCAAGTACGCCGACATGGCCGACGAGGTACGCATCCATGGGCGGGTGGTCGAGTGCACGCCGCATGAGCGGCTGGTCATCACCTGGAACGAGAACGACGAAGGCGTCGGCTCCGAGGTCGCCTTCGAACTGCAGCCGCGCGGCAGCGAGGTCGAACTGACCCTGACCCACAGCCGCCTGCCAAGCCGCGACTCCATGCTCAGCGTCGCCGGCGGCTGGCACGCCCACCTGCGCGTGCTGATCGCGCGCCTGCGCGACGAAACGCCGCCCGGGCTCTGGGCCAGCTTCAACCAGCTGGAAGCCGAATACGATCGCCTGATCCCGCAGGCCACCGATCCAGCGGCGGCCTGAGTCGCCTCGGCAGGGACAACACGCCGGCCGGCCCCCTCCGGCCGGCGCACGTCGAAGGGCGGCGATGCGATACTGGCCCGCCCATCGTGACCCGTGCCGATGCAGCGCTCCATTCCATTCGCCAGCCAGCTCTTCGCCTGCCTGTTCTTCGCCAGCCTGCTACTGACCCTCTCCGCCTGCCGCGACCCCGGCCCGCCGCCGGGCGGCACCGTCGCCGAACTGCAGCGTATCGACGTGCACGAAGGCGATGGCGCCCTCGCCCGCCCCGGCATGGAAGTGACCGTTCACTACACCGGCTGGAACTACGACGAGCGCCAGCCGGACCGGCGCGGCGAGAAGTTCGACAGCTCGGTCGACCGCGGCGAGCCTTTCACCTTCCTGCTTGGTGCCGGCCGGGTGATCCGCGGCTGGGACGAAGGCGTGGCCGGCATGCGCGTGGGCGGCAAGCGCGAACTGCATATCCCGGCTGAACTCGGCTATGGCAGCCG from Lysobacter alkalisoli harbors:
- a CDS encoding LysR substrate-binding domain-containing protein, with protein sequence MLNLNDLQFFVAAVEQGSFAAAARHLGVPKSTVSKRVAALEEALSARLIHRTSRSFVLTDLGRDFHEHARAALIETEAAESVVRQRQAEPRGVVRLTCSIPTAQGVLAVHLPVLARAHPRLRLEVEVTDRFVDLLQENVDIALRCHRMPLPDSGLIQRQLLVEPFILVASPAYLADRGQPDTPADLASHAGLPSAPTAREWRLTGPDGAECAVAPQPAMVANESSVLIGAACAGLGITCLPEPMCRQAIAAGMLARVLPDWQAGTITTTLLTTHRRGQLPGVRAVMDFLVDRVGAE
- a CDS encoding glutathione S-transferase family protein, producing MSPILFYGVPSGCSFGSIVALEWLGLPYRLCRIEMPEVATSEAYRRINPVAETPSLLTADGHLLRESLAILNHLGSQATSNGLAFAQGTPEFDRLNQMLAYLNTTYFGAFAPLWYLLEHSIGDTEKQALREYGRALVEKAHADLEAMLGDQPWLLGGQRSLADAYFAGIARWTRYHDDVIDLADYPRLKALYERLQDDPAVRFAHAIEHQQAVTSAGGFRGEVTLAEALDQLAEATQEPVQ
- a CDS encoding ArsR/SmtB family transcription factor encodes the protein MVENNPQTLDALFHALSDPTRRSMLQALARQPHKVGELAAPFEMSLAAASKHIKVLEHAGLVRREISGRTHTCHLEAMPMHAGLEWIRHYERFWNSRLDALEALLRADDAARPVPAPVPPQRRKRKKKE
- a CDS encoding SRPBCC family protein; the protein is MNMNNDAHGTLLAADTIRLQRTLPGPVERVWRYLTEPELRRQWLAGGAFGAPGDRHELVFRNNSLTENDEPAPAKYADMADEVRIHGRVVECTPHERLVITWNENDEGVGSEVAFELQPRGSEVELTLTHSRLPSRDSMLSVAGGWHAHLRVLIARLRDETPPGLWASFNQLEAEYDRLIPQATDPAAA
- a CDS encoding FKBP-type peptidyl-prolyl cis-trans isomerase; this encodes MQRSIPFASQLFACLFFASLLLTLSACRDPGPPPGGTVAELQRIDVHEGDGALARPGMEVTVHYTGWNYDERQPDRRGEKFDSSVDRGEPFTFLLGAGRVIRGWDEGVAGMRVGGKRELHIPAELGYGSRGAGGVIPPNGSLVFEVELLDVRER